A section of the Flaviflexus equikiangi genome encodes:
- a CDS encoding FAD-binding protein, translating into MNTSWDETFDVVIVGSGTGLFAAMMSARRGLSTLVVEKDERFGGSTALSGGGMWLPGNRIVARDGVKDTRERAERYLRGIVDGVSPEERWQTHLDYGAAVADAIEENTSLRLETMREYADYFSDEPGGSSGGRSVEPSPFDLNTLGSGSDMILTGTLSAPIPMPITGGDFKWMNLMSRKPGKAVPRIVRRVLQGLGGLALGKNYVAGGLALAAGLYDGAVKAGATLWNSTPLTDLIIEDGAIRGIVVDHGGRQLRIGAERGVILAAGGFDRDMASRKRYQSEAIEPGWQFGAPGNTGDLLGLAEKHGLALALLDKAWWFPAIPELAPGSGPIVLLAERSLPGSLIVDRSGHRFFNESVNYMTAGEEMLGLDDGQPPHLPAWMIVDSDFVKAYVMGGVKMPGMSIPRAWFDAGVAFSAPSIEELGRIIGTTDLPGGVARFNVLAAQGNDDDFGRGRTAYDRYYGDPTVTPNPNLRPLSPHGPYFALSVVPGDLGTCGGLQADEHARVRSVDGSIVPGLYAIGNAAANVFGGVYPGPGATIGQGLTLGYAAVLDIAGGESRQRDRFTPAES; encoded by the coding sequence ATGAACACGAGTTGGGATGAGACATTCGATGTCGTCATCGTCGGCAGCGGCACAGGCCTCTTTGCGGCAATGATGTCGGCTCGGCGGGGGCTGAGCACGCTTGTCGTCGAAAAGGACGAACGCTTCGGCGGTTCGACCGCACTGTCGGGAGGAGGCATGTGGCTCCCCGGCAACAGGATCGTCGCGCGGGACGGAGTGAAGGACACGCGCGAACGTGCCGAACGCTACCTGCGCGGCATTGTCGACGGCGTGTCTCCCGAGGAGAGGTGGCAGACGCATCTGGACTATGGTGCGGCAGTTGCCGATGCGATCGAGGAGAACACGAGCCTGAGGCTCGAGACGATGCGGGAGTATGCGGACTATTTCTCGGACGAGCCGGGCGGCTCGAGCGGCGGACGGTCTGTCGAACCCTCCCCCTTCGATCTGAACACTCTCGGCTCGGGATCTGACATGATTCTCACCGGCACCCTGTCAGCCCCGATTCCCATGCCGATCACAGGAGGGGACTTCAAATGGATGAACCTCATGTCGCGCAAGCCGGGCAAGGCAGTTCCACGGATTGTGCGGCGCGTCCTCCAGGGGCTTGGTGGTCTCGCCCTCGGAAAGAACTATGTTGCCGGTGGACTCGCACTCGCTGCGGGACTATACGACGGCGCGGTCAAGGCGGGTGCCACCCTGTGGAACTCGACTCCGCTCACGGATCTGATCATCGAGGATGGTGCTATCCGGGGGATCGTCGTGGACCACGGCGGTCGACAGCTCAGGATCGGAGCGGAACGCGGAGTCATTCTTGCGGCCGGGGGCTTCGACCGTGACATGGCAAGCAGGAAACGTTACCAGTCTGAGGCCATTGAACCGGGCTGGCAGTTCGGCGCTCCGGGCAACACGGGGGATCTGCTCGGACTGGCCGAGAAGCACGGTCTCGCCCTTGCCCTCCTCGACAAGGCGTGGTGGTTCCCCGCTATTCCAGAGCTCGCGCCCGGCTCGGGACCCATCGTCCTGCTGGCTGAACGATCCCTGCCGGGCTCCCTCATCGTCGACAGGAGCGGTCACCGCTTCTTCAACGAATCCGTCAACTACATGACGGCGGGCGAAGAGATGCTCGGGTTGGACGACGGACAGCCGCCTCACCTGCCGGCGTGGATGATCGTCGACAGCGACTTCGTCAAGGCGTATGTCATGGGCGGAGTGAAGATGCCGGGCATGAGCATACCGCGCGCCTGGTTCGATGCCGGGGTCGCCTTCTCGGCGCCAAGCATCGAGGAACTCGGACGAATCATCGGAACCACGGATCTTCCCGGCGGGGTGGCACGCTTCAACGTACTCGCCGCGCAGGGCAACGACGATGATTTCGGCCGCGGTCGGACAGCCTACGACCGCTACTACGGAGACCCGACAGTCACCCCCAACCCCAATCTCAGGCCGCTGTCTCCCCACGGACCATACTTTGCGCTCTCCGTCGTCCCCGGGGATCTGGGAACGTGCGGCGGACTCCAGGCCGACGAGCATGCCCGCGTCCGCTCGGTGGACGGCAGCATCGTGCCGGGTCTCTATGCGATCGGGAACGCGGCCGCGAACGTTTTCGGTGGGGTCTATCCGGGCCCCGGCGCCACCATCGGCCAGGGCCTGACGCTGGGATATGCGGCCGTCCTCGACATCGCCGGAGGCGAGAGTCGACAACGGGACAGATTCACTCCCGCAGAGAGCTGA
- the hemW gene encoding radical SAM family heme chaperone HemW, translated as MADLPDGEDAPRDGRLDDVSMERPLSAYVHVPFCQVRCGYCDFNTYTSNELGAGATPREYDTQLLGEIALAGTVLEGGRPLQTVFFGGGTPTFLQASQLAHILGVLDLVFGLEEAAEVTTEANPETVDGDYLHTLKEAGFTRVSIGMQSAVPHVLATLDRLHTPARVPLVRDWARDAGLSASLDLIYGTPGESLDDWRLSLSEAIAMEPDHISAYGLGIEPGTKMGQQVKRGLLPDTDPDDLAAKYEIADSMLSAAGYAWYEVSNWAKPGHEARHNIAYWRNDNWWGFGPGAHSHINGTRFWNVKHPRAWSARLQAGESPAAAREILTPRERAEEDIMLGIRLAEGLPLTAGIAKPGQAPARAALAKRRHVTMLLASDGLLQPHRLAEGRMVLTLKGRLLADTVIRSLWE; from the coding sequence GTGGCTGATCTTCCCGACGGTGAGGACGCTCCGCGCGATGGCAGGCTGGACGACGTTTCGATGGAGAGGCCCCTCTCCGCCTACGTGCACGTCCCGTTCTGTCAGGTGCGGTGCGGCTACTGCGACTTCAACACGTACACCTCGAACGAGCTCGGTGCTGGCGCGACCCCGCGCGAATACGACACGCAGCTCCTCGGGGAGATAGCCCTGGCGGGTACCGTGCTCGAGGGCGGACGGCCCCTCCAGACCGTCTTCTTCGGCGGCGGCACACCCACCTTCCTCCAAGCCTCCCAGCTGGCACATATTCTCGGCGTCCTCGACCTCGTGTTCGGCCTTGAGGAAGCTGCGGAGGTGACAACCGAAGCGAACCCGGAAACCGTCGACGGGGACTACCTTCACACGTTGAAGGAGGCAGGGTTCACGCGAGTGTCGATCGGGATGCAGTCGGCAGTGCCCCACGTTCTCGCGACCCTCGACAGGCTCCACACGCCAGCGAGAGTTCCGCTCGTGCGCGACTGGGCTCGGGATGCTGGGCTGTCCGCCTCGCTCGACCTCATCTATGGCACGCCGGGGGAGTCTCTCGACGATTGGCGGCTCTCGCTCAGCGAGGCGATCGCGATGGAGCCGGACCACATCTCGGCCTATGGCTTGGGCATCGAGCCGGGAACGAAGATGGGTCAGCAGGTGAAGCGCGGGCTCCTCCCCGATACGGATCCTGACGATCTCGCGGCGAAATACGAAATCGCCGACAGTATGCTCTCGGCGGCAGGCTACGCCTGGTATGAGGTGTCTAACTGGGCGAAGCCTGGCCACGAGGCGCGACACAACATCGCCTACTGGCGAAACGACAACTGGTGGGGTTTCGGACCGGGCGCCCACTCCCACATCAACGGCACCCGCTTCTGGAACGTCAAGCATCCGCGCGCCTGGTCAGCCCGCCTCCAGGCAGGCGAATCACCGGCCGCTGCCCGAGAGATCCTCACTCCTCGCGAGCGGGCCGAGGAAGACATCATGCTGGGGATCCGTCTCGCGGAGGGACTGCCTCTCACCGCCGGTATCGCCAAACCCGGCCAGGCGCCCGCCCGCGCCGCGCTCGCGAAGCGCAGGCATGTGACGATGCTCCTCGCGTCCGACGGCCTTCTCCAACCTCATCGTCTCGCCGAGGGGCGCATGGTACTCACCCTCAAGGGTCGGCTCCTCGCCGATACGGTGATCCGTTCTCTGTGGGAGTGA